In a genomic window of Littorina saxatilis isolate snail1 linkage group LG6, US_GU_Lsax_2.0, whole genome shotgun sequence:
- the LOC138969609 gene encoding piggyBac transposable element-derived protein 4-like, which translates to MALNEGLEVWRSILGNSDDDSDTPFEGFLLEEVKGDESDIDLGVVIRQQDLREDFSGISSVSPVSSSDSSGSATDLPAATGPKKRCRKTKKRLTKKQRDETTVRWSDKLSTVKEETVFEGFTHEGKVGVSHDLPVDATPFDYFSLLIPDKFWSDVAEQTNLYATQKQQEKGVDKYWKETTPEEIKIFIFVQFMFGIHHLPETSMYWSSDPLLRVAAIADVISKNRYEKLSQYFHLNDNSKAAAKGDAEYDPLFKVRTLLEQVRTSSHAHYHPGKHISIDEAMVKFNGRLSFKQYIKGKPNPWGIKVWCVADPRTGYMLDFDPYLGKVHEPMPYGLGHHVILRMSSRFLDKGHHLYFDNYFSSVQLAEDLQRRETYMCSTIRINRKNWPTDLSGAVAKKMKSGDILFRQCGNMVATLWKDKRPVAVLSTNSQPKMVKEQRKAPGGKKEIKIPAPVGNYNGNMGGVDLGDQLSSYYPVGRPSVRWWRYLCWWLLQTAMINAFLIWKATNKPVQRSRKGTRHIDFRLEVLRTLCQGNAVRKHDARQSVSQAGVCATEPASHISQHMCALRKKNCYWCEKQKIRTSKNYSTQTVFGCMTCNVNLCKGLCFQKFHLELASGSK; encoded by the coding sequence ATGGCGTTGAACGAAGGTTTAGAAGTATGGCGTTCGATCTTGGGGAACTCAGATGACGATTCTGACACGCCTTTCGAAGGTTTTCTACTTGAAGAGGTGAAAGGGGATGAGTCTGACATCGATCTCGGTGTTGTTATTCGACAACAGGACTTACGGGAGGATTTTTCTGGGATTTCGTCTGTGTCTCCAGTGTCGAGCAGTGACAGTAGTGGAAGTGCAACTGATTTGCCTGCTGCTACTGGTCCCAAGAAACGATGTCGCAAGACAAAGAAGAGACtgacaaagaaacagagagacgaGACAACTGTCCGGTGGTCGGATAAGCTCAGCACGGTCAAGGAGGAGACTGTGTTCGAAGGCTTTACTCATGAGGGAAAAGTAGGCGTGTCACACGATTTGCCTGTGGATGCAACTCCTTTTGACTACTTCTCCCTGCTGATTCCTGACAAGTTTTGGTCAGATGTTGCAGAACAAACCAACTTGTATGCAACTCAGAAACAACAAGAGAAGGGAGTTGATAAGTACTGGAAAGAAACAACACCTGAAGAAatcaaaatcttcatttttgtcCAGTTCATGTTTGGTATTCACCATCTTCCGGAGACCAGCATGTACTGGTCATCAGACCCCCTTCTGCGTGTGGCAGCCATTGCAGATGTCATATCAAAGAACAGGTATGAAAAGCTGAGCCAGTATTTCCACCTCAATGACAACTCTAAGGCAGCAGCTAAAGGTGACGCTGAGTATGACCCTCTCTTCAAGGTGCGCACTCTGCTGGAGCAAGTGAGGACCAGCAGCCACGCCCACTACCACCCAGGGAAACACATCTCCATCGATGAGGCCATGGTGAAATTTAACGGTCGCCTGAGCTTCAAGCAGTACATCAAGGGCAAACCAAACCCTTGGGGCATCAAGGTGTGGTGTGTGGCAGACCCCAGGACGGGATACATGCTGGACTTCGACCCTTACCTGGGAAAGGTCCATGAGCCCATGCCGTACGGTCTAGGACACCACGTCATTCTGAGGATGTCTTCCCGGTTCCTGGATAAAGGTCACCACCTTTATTTTGATAACTACTTTTCCTCGGTGCAATTGGCAGAAGACCTACAGAGGCGAGAAACATACATGTGTTCTACAATCAGAATAAACAGGAAGAACTGGCCTACAGATCTGAGCGGTGCTGTCGCCAAAAAAATGAAGTCTGGCGACATTCTCTTTCGGCAGTGTGGCAACATGGTGGCAACCCTGTGGAAAGACAAGCGTCCTGTTGCTGTTCTGTCCACCAACTCCCAGCCAAAGATGGTGAAAGAACAGAGGAAAGCCCCAGGGGGGAAGAAGGAGATTAAGATTCCTGCGCCAGTGGGGAACTACAACGGCAACATGGGTGGTGTCGACCTTGGTGACCAGCTGAGCTCCTACTACCCTGTAGGACGACCGTCTGTGAGGTGGTGGCGCTACTTGTGCTGGTGGCTTCTCCAGACTGCCATGATCAATGCCTTTCTCATCTGGAAAGCCACCAACAAGCCTGTACAACGCTCAAGAAAGGGAACCCGACACATCGACTTTCGTCTCGAAGTGCTACGCACTCTGTGCCAAGGTAACGCCGTCCGCAAGCACGACGCCAGGCAGTCTGTTTCCCAAGCTGGTGTTTGTGCTACTGAACCAGCTTCCCACATTTCCCAGCACATGTGTGCTTTGAGAAAGAAGAACTGCTACTGGTGTGAGAAGCAGAAGATCCGCACATCCAAGAATTATTCCACACAAACTGTGTTTGGCTGCATGACCTGCAACGTCAACCTCTGCAAAGGCCTGTGCTTCCAAAAGTTTCACCTGGAATTGGCCAGTGGGTCCAAGTAA